A genomic segment from bacterium encodes:
- the rplL gene encoding 50S ribosomal protein L7/L12, with protein MAEEKKEAKEEKKTSSKFEKLISEIEKLSVADLAELVKELEERFGVQAAAPVAMAAAPAGGEEQGGEEETGGVATVVITDAGEKKIEVIKAIREINQEVGLKEAKDMVDNPPAEVAKEVKREEAEEMKKKLEEAGAKVELK; from the coding sequence ATGGCAGAAGAAAAAAAAGAAGCCAAAGAAGAGAAAAAAACCTCTTCTAAATTCGAAAAACTAATCTCTGAAATCGAAAAGCTCTCTGTAGCTGATTTAGCGGAATTGGTCAAAGAGCTGGAAGAGCGTTTTGGTGTTCAAGCTGCCGCTCCAGTAGCTATGGCTGCTGCTCCAGCCGGCGGAGAAGAACAGGGCGGAGAAGAAGAGACCGGCGGTGTAGCCACTGTGGTTATTACTGACGCTGGCGAGAAAAAGATTGAGGTTATCAAAGCTATCAGGGAAATCAACCAAGAGGTTGGCTTAAAAGAAGCCAAGGATATGGTTGACAACCCGCCAGCAGAGGTTGCCAAAGAAGTCAAGCGCGAAGAAGCGGAAGAGATGAAGAAAAAATTAGAAGAGGCAGGCGCCAAAGTAGAGCTTAAATAA
- the tgt gene encoding tRNA guanosine(34) transglycosylase Tgt gives MRKKVCTPHGSLSLPYYFPVATDGAVRAIAPWELESFGFQGILANTYHLYLRPGIEIIKKAGGLHQWMGWKGVILTDSGGYQVFSLGLGKKKPLIKIKEKGIEFYSHLDGSKHFFTPEKVIQIQLDLKSDIIMPLDVCPPGKSSKAKAEWAAEKTLQWLKIAKNYFEKQTKKLGGKGKKKPLLFAIIQGGTFLDLREKFAKETIKLDFDGYAIGGLAVGEEKRKMWQVVKLMDRILPKNKPRYLMGVGEPKDFVKAVSLGIDMVDCVLPTRLARHGIAYQIIKKRNLEIKNLDLRKSWAKNKLEIIDKNCTCPACQNGLTISYLSHLIRKGEILGHRLLSLHNLAAIRKINEEIGS, from the coding sequence ATGAGAAAAAAAGTTTGCACTCCCCACGGATCCCTTTCTTTGCCTTATTATTTTCCTGTAGCTACAGATGGAGCTGTCAGAGCTATTGCTCCTTGGGAGCTGGAAAGTTTTGGTTTTCAGGGAATACTGGCTAATACTTATCACCTTTATTTGCGTCCCGGTATAGAAATAATTAAAAAAGCCGGCGGACTGCACCAATGGATGGGATGGAAAGGGGTAATTTTAACTGATTCTGGCGGCTACCAAGTTTTTTCTTTGGGCTTAGGGAAGAAAAAGCCCTTAATTAAGATAAAAGAAAAAGGGATTGAGTTTTATTCTCATCTTGACGGATCAAAACATTTTTTTACTCCTGAAAAAGTCATTCAAATTCAGCTGGATCTTAAAAGTGATATTATAATGCCTTTAGATGTCTGTCCTCCCGGAAAAAGCAGCAAAGCTAAAGCAGAGTGGGCAGCTGAAAAAACCCTCCAGTGGCTGAAAATTGCTAAAAATTATTTTGAAAAACAGACAAAAAAATTAGGTGGAAAAGGCAAAAAAAAGCCACTTTTGTTTGCCATAATTCAAGGCGGAACCTTTTTGGACCTCAGGGAAAAATTCGCCAAAGAAACTATAAAACTGGATTTTGACGGCTATGCTATTGGCGGTTTGGCTGTAGGCGAGGAAAAAAGGAAGATGTGGCAGGTAGTGAAACTAATGGATAGAATCCTACCCAAAAACAAGCCGCGATACTTAATGGGAGTGGGGGAACCAAAAGATTTTGTCAAAGCTGTTTCTTTAGGTATAGATATGGTTGACTGCGTTTTGCCCACAAGATTAGCCAGACACGGCATAGCTTATCAGATAATAAAAAAGAGAAATTTAGAAATCAAAAATCTGGATCTGCGCAAGAGCTGGGCAAAAAATAAATTAGAGATAATTGATAAAAACTGCACTTGTCCGGCTTGCCAAAATGGCTTAACTATCTC